One Vibrio tapetis subsp. tapetis DNA segment encodes these proteins:
- a CDS encoding sigma-54-dependent transcriptional regulator, translated as MSKLLIVDDDHGISRTLQLHFQSMSHQVEVANCVDDGVELARNFQPDVIILDIRMEGKSGLEGIPEFKQCCKDCRIIMITAFHDMDSTIAAMQQGADEYIHKPIDIDELDDAVNTALEYQATNAQEGISIPDTFGHSMVGSSHAMKEIYKTIGRVALTNASIMITGESGTGKEMVARAIHNAGRPKTAPFVAINCAALVENLLESEMFGHKKGAFTGALSDQVGKFELASDGTLFLDEVGELAPQIQAKLLRVLQEKEFTPLGSKIPHTSSARIISATNVNLEQAIVDKAFREDLFYRLQVVQVHIPPLRERKEDLEDLIPALLSRANKELGTQVSKVSLDAMKKLCDYHWPGNVRELENTLTKAVALCPGDTLTAELFDSLRIEEKEPLNSNADASNLSLQDIEYNHVNSVLKNVDGHKGKACEILKISRPKLQRILERQDEIAQKTQI; from the coding sequence ATGAGCAAGTTGTTAATCGTAGATGACGATCATGGCATCAGCCGTACTTTGCAATTGCACTTTCAATCAATGTCTCATCAAGTTGAAGTTGCAAATTGCGTAGATGATGGTGTTGAACTCGCCCGTAATTTTCAACCAGATGTCATCATCTTAGACATCCGTATGGAAGGAAAATCTGGTTTGGAAGGCATTCCTGAGTTTAAACAATGCTGTAAGGATTGCCGCATTATCATGATCACCGCTTTTCATGACATGGATAGCACCATCGCCGCAATGCAACAAGGGGCGGATGAATACATCCATAAACCGATCGACATTGACGAGCTAGACGATGCGGTCAACACTGCATTGGAATATCAAGCAACCAATGCGCAAGAAGGCATTTCAATTCCCGATACTTTTGGCCACTCCATGGTCGGGTCTTCCCATGCGATGAAAGAGATTTACAAAACGATTGGCCGAGTTGCACTGACTAACGCGTCCATTATGATCACTGGTGAATCTGGCACAGGTAAAGAAATGGTCGCTCGCGCCATTCATAACGCAGGCCGACCTAAAACCGCACCATTTGTTGCGATTAACTGTGCCGCGCTGGTAGAAAACTTACTTGAATCTGAAATGTTCGGTCACAAGAAAGGAGCGTTTACTGGCGCCCTCTCTGATCAAGTAGGAAAATTTGAGTTAGCCAGCGATGGCACTTTATTTCTAGACGAAGTCGGAGAGCTTGCACCGCAAATCCAAGCCAAATTATTGCGAGTATTGCAGGAAAAGGAATTCACACCCCTTGGAAGTAAAATCCCACATACATCCAGTGCTCGCATCATTTCGGCTACCAACGTCAATCTAGAGCAAGCCATTGTAGACAAAGCTTTTCGAGAAGATTTATTTTACCGTCTTCAGGTGGTTCAGGTTCATATTCCTCCACTTAGAGAACGTAAAGAAGATCTAGAAGACTTAATTCCTGCACTGCTTTCTCGTGCAAACAAAGAGCTGGGGACACAAGTATCTAAAGTCTCATTAGACGCCATGAAAAAGCTCTGCGATTATCACTGGCCAGGTAACGTACGAGAGCTTGAAAATACACTCACCAAAGCCGTTGCTTTATGCCCTGGCGATACATTAACAGCTGAGCTATTTGATTCTTTACGAATAGAAGAGAAAGAGCCATTAAACTCAAATGCTGATGCTTCAAACCTAAGCTTACAAGACATTGAATACAATCATGTTAATAGCGTCCTCAAAAATGTAGATGGCCACAAAGGCAAAGCCTGTGAAATTCTTAAGATTAGTAGACCTAAACTACAGCGAATTTTGGAAAGGCAGGATGAAATTGCTCAAAAAACACAAATATAA
- a CDS encoding superoxide dismutase, translating to MSHQFPELPYGYSALEPYIDAKTMEVHYSKHHRTYFDKFTAAIAGSELESQSLTDIFANISKHSPAVRNNGGGYYNHILYWNCMSASPQSEPSGKLASEIERTFGELEAFKRQFSDAAINTFGSGFAWLVVVDGELQITSTSNQDNPLMDVAAVKGTPILALDVWEHAYYISYQNRRPDYINAWWQVVDWKAVEAHYQAAL from the coding sequence ATGTCTCATCAATTTCCAGAATTACCCTATGGATATAGTGCCTTAGAACCATACATCGATGCTAAAACGATGGAAGTTCATTACAGTAAACACCACCGCACTTATTTCGATAAGTTTACGGCGGCTATCGCTGGCAGCGAGCTAGAAAGTCAATCTTTAACCGATATTTTTGCCAACATCAGTAAGCATTCTCCCGCGGTCAGAAATAATGGAGGCGGCTATTACAATCACATTCTATATTGGAACTGTATGTCTGCTTCGCCTCAATCTGAACCATCTGGCAAGTTGGCGTCTGAGATTGAGCGTACCTTTGGTGAGCTTGAAGCATTTAAACGACAGTTTAGCGATGCCGCAATCAATACCTTTGGCTCTGGGTTTGCTTGGTTAGTCGTTGTTGACGGCGAGTTACAAATCACTTCAACAAGCAACCAAGATAATCCTTTGATGGACGTTGCGGCCGTTAAGGGTACGCCTATTCTCGCGTTGGATGTGTGGGAGCATGCTTACTACATTAGCTACCAAAACCGCCGTCCTGACTATATAAACGCGTGGTGGCAAGTGGTGGACTGGAAAGCGGTCGAAGCGCACTATCAAGCAGCGCTATAA
- a CDS encoding ABC transporter ATP-binding protein, with amino-acid sequence MSPILTVKDLSISFSTNDGQVDAVKNVNFTLNKGETLAIVGESGSGKSVSTSAVMRLLPHNAIVSERSSVHFNDTSLLDLPENKMRDFRGNRIGMIFQEPMTSLNPYMRVGVQVAEALTCHKKVSNSQAKKRVLELFDLVHLPEPEQAYTKYPHEFSGGQLQRIMIAMALMNEPDILVADEPTTALDVTVQGEVLNLIKEIQQKMGMAILFITHDLSVVKHFADRVIVMCKGDVVETGETQALFSAPQHEYTEMLINSIPKGGKDPAVTTDKPLLSAQDIRVKFLIKPAFLHKKAVHFEAVKGISLDLKQGETLGIVGESGSGKSTLGRALIGLLPSSGNIQFKGQDLATLSNKERFTLKKDIQMVFQDPYGSLSPRMTVGDIITEGLTVHQPHLSKQERLQRARVALEEVRLEPSSINRYPHEFSGGQRQRIAIARALILEPSFMLLDEPTSALDRSVQLTVIDLLKDIQKRRQIGFLFISHDLSVVKALSDRVMVMQKGQVMEEGTAENIFRFPKHDYTKKLINASFDLEALSEPTEVVA; translated from the coding sequence ATGTCTCCTATATTGACTGTAAAGGATTTGTCGATTTCGTTTTCTACCAACGATGGACAAGTTGATGCTGTAAAAAACGTTAATTTCACTCTGAATAAAGGCGAAACACTGGCAATTGTTGGTGAATCGGGGTCAGGTAAATCAGTCTCTACCAGTGCGGTAATGCGTCTGTTACCGCATAATGCCATCGTATCCGAGCGCTCGTCAGTTCACTTTAACGACACCTCTTTGCTTGATCTTCCTGAGAACAAAATGCGAGATTTTCGTGGCAATCGCATTGGTATGATATTCCAAGAACCGATGACGTCATTGAATCCCTATATGCGCGTTGGTGTTCAAGTTGCTGAAGCATTAACTTGTCATAAAAAAGTGTCTAATTCACAAGCAAAAAAACGCGTGCTTGAATTGTTTGATTTAGTGCATTTACCGGAACCTGAACAAGCCTATACGAAATACCCGCATGAATTTTCTGGCGGCCAGTTGCAACGTATCATGATCGCCATGGCGTTAATGAATGAACCCGATATTCTGGTCGCTGACGAACCGACTACGGCGTTAGACGTAACGGTACAAGGTGAGGTTCTCAATCTCATCAAAGAAATACAACAAAAAATGGGCATGGCCATTCTATTTATCACTCATGACTTAAGTGTGGTAAAACACTTTGCCGACCGCGTCATCGTTATGTGTAAAGGCGATGTAGTGGAAACCGGGGAGACTCAAGCTCTATTCTCGGCCCCTCAGCATGAATATACTGAGATGTTGATTAACTCAATTCCGAAAGGCGGTAAAGACCCTGCAGTCACTACTGACAAACCGTTATTATCCGCACAGGACATTCGCGTTAAGTTCTTAATCAAGCCTGCATTTTTGCACAAAAAAGCCGTACACTTTGAGGCCGTAAAAGGCATTTCACTCGACTTAAAACAAGGTGAAACTTTGGGTATTGTCGGTGAATCTGGCTCTGGGAAATCCACACTGGGTCGAGCGTTAATCGGCTTATTGCCATCCAGTGGCAACATCCAGTTTAAAGGGCAAGACCTGGCTACTTTGTCGAATAAAGAGCGGTTTACCCTTAAAAAAGACATACAAATGGTGTTTCAAGACCCTTATGGTTCCCTTTCACCAAGAATGACCGTAGGCGATATCATTACTGAAGGTCTCACTGTTCATCAACCTCACCTGAGTAAACAGGAAAGACTACAAAGAGCACGTGTCGCGTTAGAAGAAGTGCGTTTAGAGCCGAGTTCTATCAACCGATACCCTCATGAGTTTTCAGGCGGCCAACGTCAACGTATTGCCATTGCGCGCGCGTTAATCCTTGAGCCCTCTTTTATGCTATTAGATGAGCCAACCTCAGCGTTAGATCGTTCTGTGCAATTGACGGTTATCGATCTTCTAAAGGACATTCAAAAACGCCGTCAAATTGGCTTTTTGTTTATCAGTCATGATCTCAGTGTCGTAAAGGCCCTATCTGACCGAGTTATGGTGATGCAAAAAGGACAAGTAATGGAAGAAGGTACTGCCGAAAACATCTTCCGCTTTCCTAAGCATGACTACACCAAAAAACTCATTAATGCTTCTTTCGATTTAGAAGCACTAAGCGAGCCAACAGAGGTTGTGGCTTAA